The Virgibacillus dokdonensis genome includes a window with the following:
- a CDS encoding biotin transporter BioY: MEQQRKRLRFMLNCALFAALTAILAQIEIPLPLIPISGQTLAVGITATILGSKQGALAMICYAVIGGAGVPVFAGFSGGAHVLVGPSGGYIFGFIVTAYVTGFILEKTSFRFQNALIANIIGMLITLAFGTTQLKFILDLSWNAAFVAGVYPFIVVGLIKAALASWIGIAVRKRLVHANLILETKQKVV, from the coding sequence ATGGAACAGCAACGAAAAAGACTTCGCTTTATGCTTAATTGTGCTTTGTTTGCAGCACTCACAGCTATTTTGGCGCAAATTGAAATACCACTACCACTCATACCGATAAGTGGACAAACTTTAGCAGTCGGAATTACGGCAACTATTTTAGGCAGTAAGCAAGGTGCATTAGCGATGATTTGCTATGCGGTAATTGGAGGAGCAGGTGTGCCTGTTTTTGCTGGCTTTAGCGGCGGGGCACATGTGTTAGTAGGTCCTTCAGGAGGATATATTTTTGGCTTTATTGTTACAGCATATGTTACAGGTTTCATTCTCGAAAAAACAAGCTTTCGTTTCCAGAATGCTCTAATTGCAAATATAATTGGCATGTTGATTACGCTAGCGTTTGGGACAACGCAGTTGAAATTTATTTTAGATCTTTCGTGGAATGCAGCATTCGTAGCTGGAGTGTATCCATTTATCGTCGTTGGGCTTATTAAAGCTGCATTAGCTAGCTGGATAGGAATTGCTGTACGAAAACGTCTCGTACATGCTAATTTAATTTTAGAAACGAAACAAAAGGTAGTATAA
- a CDS encoding metal-sensing transcriptional repressor — protein MTTSKPEHPVTPRTKDEISAITNRLKRVEGQVRGVQKMVEEDRYCIDILVQISAINAALKKVGFSIAERHTKHCVSHAVRSGQGEEAIDELMEVLKQLSK, from the coding sequence ATGACAACGTCAAAACCAGAACATCCTGTAACGCCACGAACAAAGGATGAAATATCCGCGATAACGAACCGGCTGAAAAGGGTAGAAGGTCAAGTTCGGGGAGTTCAGAAAATGGTGGAAGAAGATAGATATTGTATTGATATTTTAGTCCAAATTAGTGCTATTAATGCAGCGCTTAAAAAAGTAGGTTTTTCCATTGCGGAAAGGCATACGAAGCATTGTGTATCACATGCAGTACGTTCAGGGCAAGGGGAAGAAGCGATTGATGAATTAATGGAAGTGCTAAAACAATTGTCCAAATAA
- a CDS encoding heavy metal translocating P-type ATPase, with protein sequence MQEKEHVTVGVTGMTCAACSSRIEKVLNKVDGVEAQVNLTTEKANLDYDPEKVSLEDITEKIEKLGYGVETEKVEFDITGMTCAACSNRIEKVLSKQQGVENATVNLANETAVIEYQPSFIDEEKFIGIVEKLGYQAQPKANKEEKQSHKEKQIQRMKTKLIISAILSIPLLVTMLDHLFGLSLPSIFMNPWFQFALATPVQFIIGWQFYDGAYKNLRNKAANMDVLVALGTSAAYFYSLYEAIKTIGNPGYMPHLYFETSAILITLILFGKYLETKAKSKTTMAISKLLNLQAKQARVIRNNEETMIPVEEVVLGDRLIVKPGEKIPVDGVVIRGHTAVDESMLTGESLPVEKALKDTVIGATMNKNGTIEMEATKVGKDTALASIVKVVEDAQGSKAPIQRLADVISGYFVPIVVSIAMLTFIIWIAFVTPGELESALVTSIAVLVIACPCALGLATPTSIMVGTGKAAEQGILFKGGEHLERTHQLDAIIFDKTGTITKGKPEITDFTGTDEVLQLVASAEKSSEHPLAEAIVAGATEKGLELFDTDEFQAIPGHGISAQINGKKILVGTRALMEKYNIVYQQEETAMQSFEENGKTAMLIAVDDQFAGIVAVADTVKETAKEAISQLQNEGLEVIMLTGDNERTAKAIAKQVGIDHVIAQVLPEEKADKVKMIQEMGKHVAMVGDGINDAPALAVADIGIAIGTGTEVAIEAADVTILGGELLLIPKAIKASHATIKNIRQNLFWAFAYNTVGIPIAAVGLLAPWIAGAAMAFSSVSVVSNSLRLKRVKL encoded by the coding sequence ATGCAAGAGAAAGAACATGTAACAGTTGGAGTAACTGGTATGACTTGTGCGGCCTGTTCCAGTCGCATAGAAAAAGTACTGAATAAGGTAGACGGTGTTGAAGCACAGGTGAATTTAACAACGGAAAAAGCAAACTTAGATTACGACCCGGAAAAAGTTTCTCTAGAAGATATTACGGAAAAAATTGAAAAGCTAGGCTATGGTGTGGAAACGGAAAAAGTTGAATTTGATATTACAGGTATGACTTGCGCAGCATGTTCGAACCGGATTGAAAAAGTATTGTCCAAACAACAAGGTGTGGAGAATGCGACAGTAAATCTTGCTAATGAAACAGCTGTTATCGAATATCAACCGTCATTCATTGACGAAGAAAAATTTATTGGCATAGTTGAAAAATTAGGTTATCAAGCCCAGCCAAAAGCAAATAAAGAAGAAAAGCAAAGCCATAAAGAAAAGCAAATCCAACGTATGAAAACGAAACTCATTATATCGGCTATTTTATCCATTCCTCTTTTGGTAACGATGCTTGATCATTTGTTTGGACTTAGCCTACCAAGTATTTTTATGAATCCGTGGTTCCAATTTGCTTTGGCGACACCTGTACAATTTATTATTGGCTGGCAATTTTATGACGGCGCATATAAAAATCTTCGTAATAAAGCAGCCAATATGGATGTACTCGTAGCTTTAGGAACGAGTGCTGCTTATTTTTATAGTTTATATGAAGCAATAAAAACGATTGGCAATCCTGGCTATATGCCACATCTTTATTTTGAAACAAGTGCAATTTTAATTACGCTTATCCTGTTTGGAAAGTATTTAGAAACAAAAGCGAAAAGTAAAACGACGATGGCGATTTCTAAATTATTGAATCTACAAGCAAAACAGGCACGTGTCATTCGAAATAATGAAGAGACAATGATACCTGTTGAAGAAGTCGTTCTCGGTGACCGCCTCATTGTGAAACCAGGAGAGAAAATACCTGTAGACGGTGTTGTTATTAGAGGACATACAGCTGTGGATGAATCGATGCTTACTGGTGAATCTTTACCAGTGGAAAAAGCTTTAAAAGATACAGTAATTGGTGCAACGATGAATAAAAATGGAACGATAGAAATGGAAGCGACTAAGGTAGGAAAAGATACGGCTTTAGCTTCGATTGTAAAAGTAGTGGAAGACGCGCAAGGCTCAAAAGCGCCGATCCAACGTTTGGCAGATGTTATTTCGGGTTATTTTGTACCAATTGTTGTTAGTATCGCAATGCTCACATTTATTATTTGGATTGCTTTTGTGACACCAGGGGAGTTGGAGTCGGCATTAGTCACCTCCATCGCTGTTTTAGTCATCGCATGCCCTTGTGCACTCGGTTTAGCAACACCAACATCGATTATGGTCGGAACTGGTAAAGCTGCCGAACAGGGGATTTTGTTTAAAGGTGGTGAGCATTTAGAACGTACACACCAACTAGATGCTATTATTTTTGATAAAACAGGAACAATTACAAAAGGGAAACCAGAAATAACGGATTTCACGGGCACAGATGAAGTTCTACAGTTAGTAGCAAGTGCGGAAAAAAGTTCTGAACATCCGCTAGCAGAAGCAATTGTTGCTGGGGCAACAGAAAAGGGCTTGGAGTTATTCGATACGGATGAATTTCAAGCAATACCTGGTCACGGTATTTCTGCTCAAATTAATGGAAAAAAGATTCTTGTAGGAACAAGGGCGTTAATGGAAAAATACAACATTGTTTATCAGCAGGAAGAAACGGCTATGCAATCCTTTGAAGAAAATGGAAAAACGGCCATGTTAATCGCAGTAGATGATCAATTTGCAGGAATTGTCGCAGTAGCGGACACGGTGAAAGAAACAGCGAAAGAAGCGATTAGTCAGCTACAAAACGAAGGACTTGAAGTTATTATGCTAACAGGCGATAATGAACGAACAGCTAAGGCAATCGCCAAGCAGGTTGGTATCGATCATGTTATTGCGCAAGTTTTACCAGAGGAAAAAGCGGATAAAGTAAAAATGATACAGGAAATGGGCAAGCATGTAGCGATGGTTGGTGATGGTATTAATGATGCTCCAGCATTAGCTGTTGCCGATATTGGTATTGCAATTGGAACAGGTACAGAAGTGGCAATAGAAGCTGCTGATGTAACTATTTTAGGTGGCGAATTATTATTGATTCCAAAGGCGATTAAAGCAAGTCATGCAACGATAAAAAATATTCGCCAAAACTTATTTTGGGCTTTTGCTTATAACACAGTAGGAATTCCAATTGCAGCAGTTGGCTTGCTTGCACCTTGGATTGCAGGTGCGGCAATGGCATTTAGCTCCGTAAGTGTCGTATCAAATTCCTTACGATTAAAGCGGGTAAAGCTATAG
- the copZ gene encoding copper chaperone CopZ has product MQTTLDVKGMTCGHCEKAVKGALEALPGVTVVEVHLNTGKVDVTYDDAQTNIQALREAVEEQGYDVVV; this is encoded by the coding sequence ATGCAAACAACTTTAGATGTAAAAGGAATGACTTGTGGTCATTGCGAAAAAGCAGTAAAAGGAGCACTCGAAGCATTACCAGGTGTGACAGTAGTAGAAGTGCATTTAAATACAGGAAAAGTGGATGTAACTTATGATGATGCACAAACGAACATTCAAGCATTGCGGGAAGCAGTTGAAGAACAAGGTTATGATGTTGTTGTATAA